A single Natrinema pellirubrum DSM 15624 DNA region contains:
- a CDS encoding TIGR03557 family F420-dependent LLM class oxidoreductase, whose protein sequence is MTQLGYTLSSEEFGPTELVDIARRAEAAGFDFVSISDHFHPWVSAQGESPFVWSTLGAIAEATDEIDVGVGVTCPTIRIHPVNVAHAVATVDELLGDRFTFGVGTGENLNEHVTGERWPEHDVRLEMLDEALAVMRSLWTGETTSHHGEYYTVENARLYTCPDEQPTTIGSAFGPQTAEWVAENADGLWCSGPKSEPVTAYEDAGGDGPKYTQLHGCYADSEAEAIETILEQWPNGSLPGELGQELPTPAHFEQAAGMVEKADIAEAGTTTEPDPQAHIDSIEQAIDAGYDHVYFHQIGDEQEQAIEFYEGEVLPSFE, encoded by the coding sequence ATGACGCAACTCGGGTACACCCTCTCGAGCGAGGAGTTCGGGCCGACGGAACTGGTCGACATCGCACGTCGCGCGGAGGCGGCCGGTTTCGACTTCGTCTCGATCTCGGACCACTTCCACCCGTGGGTGTCGGCACAGGGCGAGTCGCCGTTCGTCTGGTCGACGCTGGGAGCGATCGCGGAAGCGACCGACGAGATCGACGTCGGCGTCGGCGTCACCTGTCCGACGATCCGGATCCATCCGGTCAACGTCGCCCACGCCGTCGCCACCGTCGACGAGCTGCTCGGCGACCGCTTCACGTTCGGCGTCGGCACCGGCGAGAACCTGAACGAACACGTCACCGGGGAGCGCTGGCCCGAACACGACGTGCGCCTCGAGATGTTGGACGAGGCACTCGCGGTGATGCGCTCGTTGTGGACCGGCGAGACGACGAGCCACCACGGCGAGTACTACACGGTCGAGAACGCGCGGCTCTACACCTGTCCCGACGAGCAGCCGACGACGATCGGGAGCGCGTTCGGCCCACAGACCGCCGAATGGGTGGCCGAGAACGCGGACGGGCTCTGGTGTTCCGGGCCGAAGTCCGAGCCGGTCACAGCCTACGAGGACGCCGGCGGCGACGGGCCGAAATACACGCAACTGCACGGCTGCTACGCCGACAGCGAAGCGGAGGCGATCGAGACGATCCTCGAGCAGTGGCCGAACGGCTCGCTTCCGGGAGAACTCGGGCAGGAGCTACCGACGCCGGCCCACTTCGAGCAGGCGGCGGGGATGGTCGAGAAAGCAGACATCGCCGAGGCGGGGACGACCACTGAACCCGACCCGCAGGCACACATCGACAGCATCGAACAGGCGATCGACGCCGGTTACGATCACGTCTATTTCCACCAGATCGGTGACGAACAGGAGCAAGCGATCGAGTTCTACGAGGGCGAGGTGTTGCCGTCGTTCGAGTGA